Proteins encoded within one genomic window of Fibrobacter sp. UWB16:
- a CDS encoding BamA/TamA family outer membrane protein, giving the protein MIRLVTLLVLVGVLSLPAHAKESRETVQDTSSSSMSFFEIISWPFIHVIQPFFGSLVYPISAPLHYAVDNGVADKAVDLITFGEKRNILIYPVFNLKPGSSTMIGVSYRHRNLFQKGDYWVFEGHFYANSDVDLQLRYSKQALFGKRMYGSMGFNFYMDRDDSFIIPGTRESFQQADTTINLTGRIGFPLTESRNLNLSFGTGFEYHITDFTDTKDSVLDDPKFPIEDRALYQNHFEIPFYANLVFDNLDFPYAPSRGQRLSLKATYNLVGKYGGIDADDFIASGINRKEDLKDGGMNHDYVSVEAFYQIYFYIGNADKYVLTAKEGRKTRRFYTDFSLNEALRVWRPENLVETLFERRVFAFQFRFQGMWEMEKGGAPYSAFPTLNARFPLRGYTSSWTSPFMMGLSTEYRWPVDRLVDGVVFDEYAIISDKINHWSTKNLYNSWGFGVRVRKPDMYLFRVQFAFHSWHGISLVITIAPEFR; this is encoded by the coding sequence ATGATACGTTTGGTGACATTACTGGTGCTTGTAGGTGTATTGAGTTTGCCTGCGCACGCGAAGGAGTCGCGCGAGACCGTGCAGGACACTTCTTCGAGTTCTATGTCATTTTTCGAAATTATTTCGTGGCCCTTTATCCATGTTATCCAGCCGTTCTTTGGCTCGCTCGTCTATCCGATTTCGGCCCCGTTGCATTACGCTGTTGATAATGGCGTTGCAGACAAGGCGGTGGACCTGATTACCTTTGGCGAAAAAAGGAACATCCTCATTTATCCGGTGTTCAACCTGAAGCCCGGGAGCTCCACGATGATCGGCGTGAGTTACCGACACCGGAACTTGTTCCAGAAAGGCGACTATTGGGTTTTTGAAGGCCATTTCTATGCCAATAGCGACGTGGATTTGCAATTACGTTATTCAAAACAAGCGCTGTTCGGGAAGCGGATGTACGGGTCTATGGGGTTCAACTTCTATATGGACCGCGACGATAGCTTTATCATTCCGGGAACGAGGGAATCTTTTCAGCAGGCCGATACGACAATCAACCTCACGGGGCGAATTGGGTTCCCGCTTACGGAATCGAGAAACCTGAACCTCAGTTTTGGTACTGGTTTTGAATACCATATTACCGATTTTACGGATACTAAGGATTCGGTGCTGGATGACCCGAAATTCCCGATTGAAGATCGTGCCCTTTACCAGAACCATTTTGAAATCCCGTTTTACGCGAACCTTGTCTTTGATAACCTGGATTTCCCTTATGCACCGTCAAGGGGCCAGCGCCTGAGCCTCAAGGCAACTTATAATTTGGTAGGGAAGTACGGCGGTATTGATGCCGATGACTTTATTGCTTCCGGTATAAATCGCAAGGAAGATTTGAAAGATGGCGGCATGAATCACGATTATGTGAGTGTTGAAGCGTTTTACCAGATATACTTCTATATAGGGAATGCCGACAAGTACGTGCTTACTGCAAAAGAAGGCCGAAAGACAAGAAGGTTCTATACGGACTTTTCCTTGAACGAAGCGCTTCGCGTGTGGCGCCCGGAAAACTTGGTAGAAACGCTTTTTGAACGTCGCGTCTTTGCGTTCCAGTTCCGATTCCAGGGAATGTGGGAAATGGAGAAGGGCGGAGCCCCTTATTCGGCGTTCCCAACGTTGAATGCCAGGTTCCCTTTGCGTGGGTACACGAGTTCCTGGACGTCTCCGTTTATGATGGGCTTGTCAACGGAATACCGCTGGCCGGTGGACCGCCTGGTCGATGGCGTCGTGTTTGACGAATACGCCATCATCAGCGATAAGATTAACCATTGGTCAACGAAAAATCTGTATAACTCATGGGGCTTTGGCGTTCGCGTGCGCAAGCCCGATATGTACCTGTTCCGTGTGCAGTTCGCCTTTCACAGTTGGCATGGCATAAGCCTCGTCATTACGATTGCCCCAGAATTCAGATAA
- a CDS encoding fibrobacter succinogenes major paralogous domain-containing protein, translating to MSKFYLCSFSAVLFMATLIACGDDSSNSAKDEIPKYKKLPDSCDSKEEAEVDDVVYTCVDGEWTVDREPVKSSSSVKSSSSKKTEKSSSSKKVDKSSSSKKSSSSSSEKSDKSSSSKKSDKSSSSTKSSSSSSAKSSSSSSEKSSSSSSEPSIISKFLNPAISYGEFKDPRDKQIYKTVVIGDQIWFAQNLNLKYLDGGGSFCLNDEPANCDTTGRLYTWGAAMDSTGTYSDKGIDCGAGKECKIIAPVQGICPESWRLPSKNDWERLISYIGGEDYASTKLKSEAWVGFGGIKGTNDYGFSAIPSGYRDSDGTYDSEGLNFWSSTEESNIYVYAMRFRDGDDWGDVTERSREAAKPVRCVKDLVEEPIEGTLKDTRDGKTYKTIKIGNYTWMAENLNYETEESICYENSTDKCDKYGRLYTWVDARNDPNCGFEQKCTSTEKAKDICPDGWRLPTSSEFRTLLEDVGGNGFAGHRLKSTSGWDPYKNAGNGIDAVGFTALAAGATSMHGVSGDEGRFTYFWSASESDSWNGVYLFASYYGIDASTGYEYKNNYFSVRCIKVKKIP from the coding sequence ATGTCAAAGTTTTATCTTTGCTCCTTTTCCGCAGTTTTGTTTATGGCAACCCTAATCGCTTGCGGGGACGACAGTTCCAACAGCGCCAAGGATGAAATTCCCAAATACAAGAAACTCCCAGATTCCTGCGACTCTAAGGAAGAAGCCGAAGTCGATGACGTCGTTTACACGTGCGTCGATGGAGAATGGACTGTTGACAGGGAACCGGTGAAGAGTTCTTCTTCCGTCAAGTCAAGCAGTTCCAAGAAAACCGAAAAATCAAGCAGTTCGAAAAAGGTGGACAAGTCCAGTAGCTCGAAAAAATCGAGTTCTAGCAGCTCAGAAAAGAGCGATAAGTCTAGCAGTTCAAAAAAATCGGACAAGTCCAGCAGTTCTACAAAGTCGAGTTCTAGTAGCTCTGCAAAATCAAGCTCCAGCAGCTCAGAAAAGTCGAGTAGCTCGAGTTCCGAGCCTTCAATCATCTCTAAATTCCTGAATCCGGCCATAAGCTATGGAGAATTCAAGGACCCCAGAGACAAGCAAATTTACAAGACGGTTGTCATTGGCGACCAGATTTGGTTTGCGCAAAACCTAAACCTCAAATACCTGGATGGCGGTGGCAGCTTCTGCTTAAATGACGAACCTGCAAATTGCGATACCACAGGAAGGCTCTACACATGGGGCGCAGCTATGGATTCTACCGGGACGTACTCCGACAAAGGCATTGATTGTGGAGCCGGAAAGGAATGCAAAATTATAGCACCAGTACAAGGCATCTGTCCGGAAAGTTGGCGTTTACCCAGCAAAAACGACTGGGAAAGACTAATAAGTTATATTGGCGGCGAAGACTACGCTAGTACAAAACTAAAATCGGAAGCCTGGGTCGGCTTTGGTGGCATAAAAGGCACGAATGATTACGGTTTTTCCGCAATTCCGAGCGGATATAGGGATAGCGATGGCACATACGATAGCGAAGGATTAAATTTCTGGTCTTCTACGGAAGAATCAAACATCTATGTCTACGCCATGCGTTTCAGGGACGGCGATGACTGGGGGGATGTCACCGAAAGATCCCGAGAAGCAGCAAAACCAGTCCGCTGCGTCAAAGATCTCGTAGAAGAGCCTATAGAAGGTACGCTTAAAGACACCCGCGATGGAAAAACCTATAAAACCATCAAAATCGGCAATTACACCTGGATGGCCGAAAACTTGAATTACGAGACAGAGGAAAGTATTTGCTACGAAAATTCAACGGATAAATGCGATAAGTACGGACGCCTTTACACATGGGTGGACGCTAGAAACGACCCCAATTGCGGTTTTGAGCAAAAATGTACTTCTACAGAAAAGGCCAAAGACATCTGCCCTGATGGATGGAGACTGCCCACATCGTCCGAATTCAGAACACTGCTCGAAGATGTAGGCGGAAATGGTTTCGCTGGTCACAGACTGAAATCCACAAGCGGCTGGGACCCCTATAAAAACGCCGGCAACGGTATCGATGCAGTCGGTTTCACTGCTTTGGCTGCAGGAGCAACAAGCATGCACGGAGTCTCGGGCGACGAAGGCCGTTTTACATATTTTTGGAGCGCCTCTGAAAGCGATTCCTGGAATGGAGTCTATCTATTCGCTAGCTACTACGGCATTGACGCAAGTACAGGATATGAGTACAAGAATAATTACTTTAGCGTACGCTGTATCAAGGTAAAAAAGATTCCGTAA
- a CDS encoding MMPL family transporter, translated as MFSLFAKIIKKLATYPKIILTVFLAIGILSIYPIMHLRWDLQLQDTITSAREPSNVQQIEDAFGGLGSLIVILQSGDSSANYRIAKNLAQTMQQSPEVHFADFETDIEFYKKNKFLYASESDIDIMVHRIRKLRHDYILKNNPLFIDLKSAIDSITQTTSEEREQLLSDLEKKYFDKLSTSHSNKNGTIRIVEIYPSHSISELQANRNLYSKVKRTLEKEEKPSDLSIHYAGKVYESIQTGKRLLPEAKMVGIVTATLILLLLILNFYKQPQLIFISALPIATPIFTTMACSYMFYGRINLFTLLLAIVLPGQALQIINHVLNRYFLEREQKLSPQLCIESALLGIGPSTAVSSFTFATLFASLILIPLPGLQELGVLGSTGCILNWAITLLFSTALLQVTQRKKPFSVTHAQIHHKHRIYMLSNQVNWIIFSIIIAASLVGLYIGGTKIHIRNDFSATEINHKDATIDSLIAQTGFMNKTPVIVMLPDNTESETLQMRFNELKNKGKLSTVNSIFTLAQFSPNLQQRKMEKLRHLHNMVTQEFREALSKSELDNLEKVEQALEFDESDDFEPPEYIAKKFRDKQGKQGRFAFIFTDIEENYGSECTKLFKELHQIEGIAKGTYQIAGTPITRAIFLERITNNISRPLQIGAILVFLFLLVYYNRLSRAFFTALPSVFAACWFLAALNAFDVQISAYSALTFPILIGASVDGSLQFFSAYYEKQTGTALTILRDKFFTIFLSQMAAFIGTYGMLVSSHPGLRSMGYVSLTGLICIFISQFTIFPLIAGSLDQYRLRQHRKKEAKK; from the coding sequence ATGTTTTCTCTGTTTGCAAAAATAATCAAAAAATTAGCAACCTACCCCAAGATTATCCTTACGGTTTTCTTGGCGATTGGTATCCTAAGTATTTACCCTATCATGCACTTGCGCTGGGATTTGCAATTGCAAGATACCATCACAAGCGCGCGTGAGCCCAGCAATGTTCAGCAAATCGAAGACGCCTTTGGCGGCCTCGGGAGCCTCATCGTCATTCTGCAATCGGGCGATTCGAGCGCGAACTACCGCATTGCTAAGAATCTCGCGCAAACAATGCAGCAGAGTCCAGAGGTCCACTTTGCGGACTTCGAAACCGACATTGAATTTTACAAAAAGAACAAGTTCCTTTATGCAAGCGAAAGCGACATCGACATCATGGTGCATCGCATTCGCAAGCTCAGGCACGACTACATTTTAAAGAACAACCCGCTGTTCATAGACCTCAAGAGCGCGATAGATTCCATCACGCAAACGACCTCGGAAGAGCGCGAACAGCTTTTAAGCGATCTCGAAAAGAAATATTTCGACAAGCTTTCTACCAGCCATTCCAACAAAAACGGAACTATCCGTATCGTCGAGATTTACCCGTCGCATTCCATTTCGGAATTACAGGCCAACAGGAACCTTTATTCCAAAGTCAAAAGGACTCTTGAAAAAGAAGAAAAGCCAAGCGACTTGAGCATCCATTATGCAGGCAAGGTTTACGAATCCATCCAGACGGGCAAGCGCCTTTTGCCCGAAGCGAAAATGGTCGGGATTGTCACGGCAACGCTTATTCTGCTTTTGCTCATCCTCAATTTCTATAAGCAGCCGCAATTGATTTTTATTTCGGCACTGCCAATTGCAACGCCAATTTTCACGACGATGGCATGCTCGTACATGTTCTACGGGCGCATCAACCTGTTTACGCTTTTGCTTGCCATTGTGCTCCCCGGACAGGCATTGCAGATTATCAACCACGTGCTCAACCGTTACTTCCTTGAACGCGAACAGAAATTGAGCCCGCAACTTTGCATCGAAAGCGCACTCCTCGGCATTGGCCCCTCGACCGCAGTTTCGAGTTTCACTTTTGCGACCTTGTTTGCCAGTCTTATTCTGATTCCGCTGCCGGGCCTCCAGGAACTTGGCGTTCTCGGTTCTACGGGCTGCATTTTGAACTGGGCCATTACGCTCCTTTTCTCGACGGCACTTCTGCAAGTGACACAGCGCAAAAAGCCTTTCTCGGTAACGCATGCGCAAATTCATCACAAGCACAGAATTTACATGTTATCGAATCAGGTCAACTGGATTATTTTCTCGATTATCATTGCAGCAAGCCTTGTCGGGCTCTACATCGGCGGAACAAAGATCCACATCCGCAACGATTTCTCGGCAACAGAAATCAACCACAAAGATGCAACTATTGATTCGCTGATTGCACAAACAGGATTCATGAACAAGACGCCTGTCATCGTCATGCTCCCGGACAATACCGAAAGCGAAACATTGCAGATGCGATTCAACGAGCTCAAGAACAAGGGCAAGCTTTCTACGGTCAATTCCATCTTTACGCTTGCACAGTTCTCGCCGAACTTGCAGCAGAGGAAAATGGAAAAGCTCCGCCACTTGCACAACATGGTGACACAGGAATTCCGCGAAGCGCTTTCTAAAAGCGAACTCGACAATCTGGAAAAGGTCGAACAGGCACTCGAATTTGACGAGAGTGACGATTTCGAACCGCCGGAGTACATCGCAAAAAAATTCCGTGACAAGCAGGGCAAGCAAGGGCGCTTTGCGTTCATCTTTACCGACATCGAAGAAAATTATGGTAGCGAATGCACAAAGCTGTTCAAGGAACTCCACCAGATTGAAGGGATTGCCAAGGGCACCTATCAAATCGCAGGGACACCCATTACTCGCGCCATATTCCTCGAAAGAATTACAAACAACATTAGCAGGCCGTTACAGATTGGCGCCATTCTCGTGTTCCTGTTCTTGCTCGTGTATTACAACCGCTTGAGCAGGGCTTTCTTCACGGCACTTCCGTCAGTGTTTGCGGCATGCTGGTTCCTTGCAGCGCTCAACGCATTTGACGTACAGATTTCGGCTTACAGCGCGCTGACCTTCCCGATTTTGATTGGCGCAAGCGTCGATGGTTCCCTCCAATTTTTCTCGGCTTATTACGAGAAACAAACTGGGACCGCGCTTACAATCCTCAGGGACAAGTTCTTTACAATTTTCCTTTCGCAGATGGCCGCGTTCATCGGTACATACGGCATGCTCGTTTCGTCCCACCCGGGGCTTCGCAGCATGGGTTACGTCTCGTTGACAGGGCTTATCTGCATATTCATCTCCCAGTTCACCATCTTTCCCCTCATTGCAGGATCGCTCGACCAATACCGTCTGAGACAGCACAGGAAAAAGGAAGCAAAAAAATGA
- the ruvA gene encoding Holliday junction branch migration protein RuvA, giving the protein MIERIRGILVQKTPTFVVVECAGVGYGINISAFTAGKLPEEGAEVTLHTNLVVREDSMTLFGFADTTEKNLFLMLLDVNGVGPKLAQRILSGSTPADLLNMIASDNKAALGKIKGLGKKTCEQMTLTLKEKASNMLQALGDVEGSGITSVGALTGAKMEAVLALHTLGVKDPTAEKAVVKAVEVLGDGADAAALIPEALKYL; this is encoded by the coding sequence ATGATTGAGCGAATCCGTGGAATTCTGGTGCAGAAAACGCCCACATTTGTCGTTGTAGAATGCGCCGGTGTCGGTTACGGCATCAATATTTCGGCATTTACTGCAGGCAAGCTGCCCGAAGAAGGGGCCGAGGTCACATTGCACACGAATCTCGTGGTACGCGAGGATTCCATGACGCTGTTTGGCTTTGCTGACACGACCGAAAAGAACCTGTTCCTGATGCTTTTGGATGTAAACGGTGTCGGCCCAAAACTCGCCCAGCGCATTTTAAGCGGGAGCACACCGGCAGACCTTTTGAACATGATTGCCAGCGATAACAAGGCGGCACTCGGGAAAATCAAGGGGCTCGGCAAAAAGACTTGCGAACAGATGACGCTTACGCTCAAGGAAAAGGCTTCAAACATGCTGCAGGCCCTCGGCGATGTCGAAGGCAGCGGCATTACAAGTGTCGGCGCTTTGACGGGCGCAAAGATGGAAGCGGTTTTGGCTCTGCATACGCTCGGGGTGAAGGACCCAACAGCAGAAAAGGCCGTCGTGAAGGCCGTCGAGGTTCTTGGGGATGGCGCCGATGCCGCCGCACTTATCCCAGAGGCGTTAAAATATTTGTAA
- a CDS encoding type 1 glutamine amidotransferase, with protein METYIFQHVEYEGPGAILPYLQAKGHNVHIVRLYAGDPIPHEDDVDFAILMGGPMSVLDETKYPHFVREKELCCDMVQLGKPLLGICLGAQMIASAFGAAIKKNPEKEIGWFPVTFTGDAVEEMNLPESLDVFHWHGETFDIPELPGIAEPFAFSEACQNQAFKIGSGIALQFHLEATPESMESMLKNGDDEIKAGIAAGFDYVQNPKDIRIAGKTAMGPANELLVKILDYLLEEK; from the coding sequence ATGGAAACCTATATTTTTCAGCATGTTGAATACGAAGGTCCGGGAGCGATTCTCCCCTACCTGCAGGCCAAGGGGCACAACGTTCATATCGTGCGCCTTTACGCCGGCGACCCCATTCCTCATGAAGACGACGTGGACTTCGCCATCTTGATGGGTGGGCCCATGAGCGTTCTGGACGAAACAAAGTACCCTCATTTTGTTCGCGAAAAAGAACTTTGCTGCGACATGGTGCAGCTGGGCAAGCCCCTTCTGGGAATCTGCCTCGGTGCCCAGATGATCGCAAGCGCCTTTGGCGCGGCCATCAAGAAAAATCCCGAAAAGGAAATCGGCTGGTTCCCCGTCACCTTCACCGGCGATGCAGTCGAAGAAATGAATTTGCCCGAAAGCCTGGACGTTTTCCATTGGCATGGCGAAACCTTTGACATTCCAGAACTACCGGGCATTGCAGAACCATTCGCCTTTAGTGAAGCCTGCCAGAATCAGGCATTCAAAATCGGCAGCGGAATCGCATTGCAGTTCCATCTAGAAGCCACGCCCGAATCCATGGAAAGCATGTTAAAGAACGGCGACGACGAAATCAAGGCAGGCATTGCCGCAGGTTTTGACTACGTTCAAAACCCGAAGGACATCCGCATTGCCGGTAAGACCGCCATGGGCCCCGCCAACGAATTGCTGGTAAAAATCTTGGATTACCTGTTGGAAGAAAAATAA
- the ruvB gene encoding Holliday junction branch migration DNA helicase RuvB, translating into MEDQRIIFPQKCSFDEGDSDRNLRPPSLSEFTGQDDIKESLSIAIEAARQRGDALDHCLFAGPPGLGKTTLSSIIAKEMGVNIHITSGPVLEKASDLAGLLTSLQENDILFIDEIHRLNRVVEEYLYPAMEDFRLDIMLDSGPAARSVNLPLKHFTLVGATTRSGLLTGPLRDRFGLQYRLELYNEKDIVKILMRSARILGVELSEEAAKILGGRCRGTPRVANRVLRRCRDVAQVRGTGIIDERAALKTLEMLGIDSEGLDPTDRKILAMMIDKFNGGPVGLGTISAAMGEEPDTLEEVYEPYLLQKGLISRTPRGRVATANAYKMLHKPIPKTFNSEQTELLL; encoded by the coding sequence ATGGAAGATCAGCGTATAATTTTTCCACAGAAGTGCTCTTTTGACGAGGGCGATTCCGACCGCAATCTGCGACCGCCCAGCCTGAGCGAATTTACAGGCCAGGACGACATCAAGGAAAGTCTCTCGATTGCGATTGAAGCCGCAAGGCAGCGCGGCGATGCGCTGGACCATTGCCTGTTTGCAGGCCCTCCGGGACTTGGCAAGACAACGCTTTCGAGCATCATAGCCAAGGAAATGGGCGTCAACATCCACATTACAAGCGGTCCCGTGCTCGAAAAGGCTAGCGATTTAGCGGGGCTCCTTACAAGCCTGCAAGAGAACGACATTCTTTTCATCGACGAAATCCACCGTTTGAACCGCGTGGTCGAGGAATACCTCTACCCCGCCATGGAAGATTTTCGCCTCGACATCATGCTGGATTCTGGCCCTGCGGCAAGGAGCGTGAATCTCCCGCTCAAGCATTTTACGCTTGTGGGCGCGACCACTCGCAGTGGGCTTTTGACCGGGCCGCTCCGCGACCGTTTTGGGTTGCAGTACCGCCTGGAACTGTACAACGAAAAAGATATCGTCAAGATTTTAATGCGTAGCGCCCGCATTTTGGGCGTGGAACTCTCGGAAGAAGCCGCCAAGATTCTCGGCGGGCGCTGCCGCGGGACACCTCGTGTGGCAAACCGAGTTCTCAGGCGTTGCCGAGACGTGGCTCAAGTGCGCGGTACAGGAATCATCGACGAGCGCGCTGCCCTCAAGACGCTCGAAATGCTCGGCATCGACAGCGAAGGCCTCGACCCGACCGACCGCAAGATTCTCGCGATGATGATCGACAAGTTCAACGGAGGCCCGGTGGGTCTCGGAACAATCAGCGCCGCCATGGGCGAAGAGCCGGACACGCTCGAAGAAGTCTACGAGCCGTACCTGCTCCAGAAGGGGCTTATTTCACGCACTCCACGCGGGCGCGTCGCCACAGCAAACGCCTACAAGATGCTGCACAAGCCCATTCCCAAAACATTCAACAGCGAGCAAACAGAACTATTGCTGTAA
- a CDS encoding FISUMP domain-containing protein — protein sequence MKKILSILYTASAILLWGCGDDSSTSPDNQIATFSSAEETSSSSFKDNAVSSSRKEQSTKSSSSTKPTSSSPVSSSSSKTTSSHSGQSSSSKISSSSQSSSSGKSSSSEESSSATVSSSSLFSPCSEAPALKENWKYLNPNVQYGCFKDSRDNQYYATVKIGDYTWMAENLGYKASQYANTKDSWYGYTSKGFQSQNQRGYLYTWDIAMTDTSCQQGYLCRPQSQARGICPEGFHIPSYWEWQKLFNAVGGESIAARDLKSAEVWADTAKGTDKYGFSVIPNGPKYGADVFNPVDHNAVFWSSNEMGTESIATIQFQSLDKVFPLSMGNKEFAFSIRCLMDYPEQEAPHSGIPHDPDKIYQCDEMLMDDINTWHFKNSKQEEFKYFIDDSDSISVYIKDPHSESTSRTSAGNNEDDLYTMFWAAMWYCK from the coding sequence ATGAAAAAAATTTTGAGCATTTTGTACACAGCTAGCGCAATCCTCCTTTGGGGTTGCGGCGATGATTCTTCTACTTCACCGGACAATCAAATAGCCACTTTTTCTTCTGCAGAAGAAACCAGTAGCAGCTCTTTCAAAGACAATGCCGTATCAAGTTCCCGCAAAGAACAATCAACAAAAAGTAGCAGTTCTACGAAGCCCACGTCTAGCAGTCCTGTATCTAGCAGCAGTTCAAAAACAACATCCTCACATTCTGGACAATCTTCATCTTCCAAAATATCTTCGTCATCACAGTCGTCTTCTTCCGGTAAATCATCGTCTTCCGAAGAATCTTCGTCTGCAACTGTTTCCTCCTCCAGCTTATTCAGTCCCTGCAGCGAGGCCCCGGCGCTTAAAGAAAACTGGAAATACTTGAACCCAAACGTTCAGTATGGCTGTTTCAAGGATTCCAGAGACAATCAATACTATGCTACCGTCAAAATCGGCGATTACACCTGGATGGCCGAGAACCTGGGATACAAAGCTAGCCAATATGCCAACACAAAAGATTCATGGTACGGGTACACCTCAAAAGGATTCCAAAGCCAGAATCAACGAGGATACCTGTACACCTGGGACATCGCGATGACTGATACAAGCTGCCAACAAGGCTATTTATGCAGGCCACAAAGCCAAGCGCGAGGCATCTGCCCAGAAGGATTCCACATACCCTCTTACTGGGAATGGCAAAAGCTTTTCAACGCCGTTGGCGGTGAAAGCATTGCGGCCCGCGACCTCAAGTCAGCAGAGGTTTGGGCCGACACAGCAAAAGGTACTGACAAGTACGGCTTTAGCGTGATCCCTAACGGACCTAAATACGGAGCGGATGTATTCAATCCGGTTGATCACAATGCAGTCTTTTGGTCTTCCAACGAAATGGGAACGGAATCAATCGCTACCATACAATTTCAAAGCCTCGACAAAGTCTTTCCATTGTCGATGGGAAATAAGGAATTTGCCTTTTCCATTCGCTGCCTCATGGATTATCCCGAACAAGAAGCACCCCATTCAGGCATCCCCCATGATCCAGATAAAATTTACCAGTGCGACGAAATGCTGATGGACGACATAAACACCTGGCATTTCAAAAACAGTAAGCAAGAAGAATTCAAGTACTTTATCGACGACAGTGACTCAATATCTGTTTATATAAAAGACCCCCATTCAGAATCCACAAGCAGAACAAGCGCCGGAAACAACGAAGATGACCTTTACACTATGTTCTGGGCGGCCATGTGGTACTGTAAGTAG